A genome region from Maridesulfovibrio salexigens DSM 2638 includes the following:
- a CDS encoding aspartate ammonia-lyase — protein MSEAGKTAFRIEKDALGEMEIPAESYYGIHTRRAMLNFPLSDSRIHDRFIRSFGQVKEACAAVNMKLGFLDDRIGRAVITACRDVSSGKLNSSIVVDPYQGGAGTSTNMNFNEVIANRAAEILGGELGDYGLVHPVDHVNMHQSTNDVYPTALKVAVLALLVDLEKEVSKLQGTLQHKEAEFSQVVKVGRTQLMDAVPMTLGMTFGVFADAVARDRWRIFKCRERIKKVNLGGTAIGTGLGAPRDYILQVAGELKNICGLPVSRSENLIDTTQNCDSFVEVSGMLKSYATNLMKIANDLRLLSSGPSTGLGEIKLPARQCGSSIMAGKVNPVIPESVAQVALQVMGNDQTITLAASMAQLELNQFMPLLAHNILNSLSLLQNVTVSFTRNCVHGITADTDRCREHMESSYALATVLVPVLGYSSVEKLIDSCRESGRSLRDEIVFQGLAGADEVDELLSPQRLCKQGFTSDEVKWGKKK, from the coding sequence ATGTCTGAAGCCGGAAAAACTGCTTTCCGCATAGAGAAAGACGCGCTGGGTGAAATGGAGATCCCGGCGGAATCGTATTACGGTATCCATACCCGGCGGGCTATGCTCAATTTCCCGCTATCCGATTCCCGAATTCATGATCGGTTTATCCGCTCATTCGGGCAGGTGAAAGAGGCATGTGCTGCTGTAAATATGAAACTGGGCTTTCTGGATGACAGGATAGGAAGGGCGGTTATTACGGCATGCAGGGATGTTTCCTCCGGTAAATTAAACTCCAGTATAGTGGTTGATCCTTATCAGGGCGGTGCGGGGACTTCCACTAATATGAATTTCAATGAAGTCATAGCGAACAGGGCTGCTGAGATATTAGGTGGAGAACTTGGTGACTACGGATTGGTCCACCCCGTTGATCACGTAAATATGCATCAGTCCACCAATGATGTTTACCCCACGGCTTTGAAGGTAGCAGTTCTTGCACTTCTGGTTGATCTGGAAAAAGAGGTCTCAAAGCTTCAAGGGACATTACAGCATAAAGAAGCTGAATTCTCACAGGTAGTAAAAGTGGGACGAACGCAGCTGATGGACGCTGTACCCATGACGTTGGGAATGACCTTCGGTGTCTTTGCCGATGCTGTAGCCCGTGATCGCTGGCGTATTTTCAAATGCCGGGAAAGGATCAAGAAGGTTAATCTGGGCGGCACTGCTATTGGAACAGGACTTGGTGCACCTCGCGATTATATCCTTCAGGTTGCCGGAGAATTGAAGAATATATGCGGTCTTCCTGTTTCAAGGTCGGAAAATCTCATAGATACCACCCAGAATTGTGACTCTTTTGTAGAAGTTTCCGGGATGCTTAAGTCCTACGCCACAAATCTGATGAAGATCGCAAATGATCTGCGGCTGTTGAGTAGCGGACCTTCTACCGGGCTTGGAGAGATCAAACTTCCTGCACGTCAGTGCGGCTCATCCATCATGGCCGGTAAAGTCAATCCGGTTATACCTGAATCGGTTGCGCAGGTGGCTTTGCAGGTTATGGGCAATGATCAGACTATTACTCTTGCCGCGTCTATGGCTCAGTTGGAGCTTAATCAGTTTATGCCGCTTCTGGCGCACAATATCCTTAATTCCTTAAGTCTGCTGCAAAATGTAACCGTAAGTTTTACTCGTAATTGTGTGCATGGGATAACCGCTGACACTGACCGCTGCCGCGAGCATATGGAGTCGAGCTACGCGCTGGCCACTGTTCTGGTTCCGGTTCTGGGTTACAGCTCTGTGGAGAAACTAATCGATTCCTGCCGTGAATCCGGGCGTTCATTACGTGATGAAATAGTTTTTCAGGGGCTTGCCGGGGCTGATGAAGTTGACGAACTCCTGTCCCCGCAACGGCTTTGCAAGCAGGGGTTCACCTCGGATGAAGTAAAGTGGGGTAAGAAGAAATGA
- the hydE gene encoding [FeFe] hydrogenase H-cluster radical SAM maturase HydE codes for MLKGVMMAVLGRDDILYYLNGGNDEELYAIADGLREESFGREVYLRAIVEFSNICNKKCNYCGLRAPNSKVSRYRMEVDSIIDSARLAAEAGARTIVLQSGDDFNYSPGQVEEIILGIKESYDVAVTLSLGDRSAGEYEHWFNCGADRCLLKLETTAPDIYKKIRCGENYHQRIELLRSLQDIGYEVGSGIIVGLPDYTLEQLADDLLFLSALDLDMIAAGPFIPHPDTPFSSAETSDIELSYRFTALARMLNPLSNIPATSALDSFDSKGREKGLQRGCNVIMPSVTPAAKRKDYNIYPGKNAISVDVADTISRAEELVRALGFVPSASKGSSRRMNNV; via the coding sequence ATGTTGAAGGGGGTGATGATGGCTGTGCTCGGGCGTGATGATATTTTGTATTACCTGAATGGCGGCAATGATGAAGAATTGTATGCAATAGCTGACGGTCTGCGGGAAGAATCATTTGGACGTGAAGTGTATTTGCGGGCGATTGTCGAGTTTTCCAACATCTGCAATAAGAAGTGCAATTATTGCGGGTTGCGTGCTCCCAATTCCAAGGTTAGCCGCTACCGCATGGAAGTTGATTCCATAATTGATTCGGCCCGTCTTGCTGCTGAGGCCGGGGCGCGTACTATTGTTTTGCAGTCCGGGGATGACTTCAACTATTCCCCAGGGCAGGTCGAGGAAATTATCCTAGGGATCAAGGAATCGTATGATGTGGCGGTAACTCTTTCACTGGGAGACCGTAGTGCCGGGGAGTACGAGCATTGGTTTAACTGCGGTGCTGACCGCTGCCTGCTCAAGCTGGAAACAACTGCCCCGGATATCTATAAAAAAATCAGGTGTGGTGAGAATTATCATCAGCGTATTGAACTGCTGCGGTCATTGCAGGACATAGGTTACGAGGTGGGGTCTGGAATCATTGTAGGTCTTCCGGATTATACCTTGGAGCAGCTTGCGGATGACTTACTTTTCCTCAGTGCTCTTGATCTCGATATGATCGCGGCAGGTCCGTTTATTCCGCACCCCGATACTCCTTTTTCTTCAGCAGAAACAAGTGACATTGAGCTTTCTTACAGGTTTACAGCTTTGGCCCGGATGCTAAATCCGCTGTCTAATATTCCTGCTACCTCCGCCCTTGATTCCTTTGATTCAAAGGGCAGGGAAAAGGGCTTGCAGCGTGGTTGCAATGTCATTATGCCTTCGGTTACTCCTGCCGCCAAGCGGAAGGATTACAATATATATCCCGGCAAGAATGCTATTTCTGTAGATGTTGCCGATACTATTTCCCGAGCCGAAGAATTAGTCCGCGCACTTGGTTTTGTGCCGTCAGCTTCCAAAGGTTCTTCAAGGAGAATGAATAATGTCTAA
- the hydF gene encoding [FeFe] hydrogenase H-cluster maturation GTPase HydF, protein MSNKAPRGVRLVITLVGKRNAGKSSLINAISGQDVAIVSDQPGTTTDPVAKHYELLPLGPVTFYDTAGLDDSGEVGELRIKATNKVMMRTDLALVVIGEDGLTDYEMKLIDKVSELEIPYLVAFNKNDLCEPLESDMDYCRQRGIPFYKTSVLEGCSIDKLKEAIITLAPEEMKRDPVLAGDLFGEGDWVVCVVPIDLAAPKGRLILPQVQVLREILDCDAVGVTVKEREIEETLSSMKRKPALVITDSQVVMSVAGDVPDEIPLTTFSTLFARYKGDLPSLVEGAKAIDSLQDGDTVLMGEACSHHPVADDIGKVKIPRWIRQYTGKDINFVMYSGHDFPEDLERFKLVIHCGACMLNRSEMLRRIKECKRCGVPVTNYGVAISKVQGVLDRVIRPFDL, encoded by the coding sequence ATGTCTAATAAGGCTCCTCGCGGTGTCCGTCTTGTGATAACCCTTGTAGGCAAACGCAATGCAGGTAAGTCTTCATTAATCAACGCTATTTCCGGGCAGGATGTGGCGATTGTATCCGACCAGCCCGGAACAACCACTGATCCGGTTGCAAAGCATTATGAATTGCTTCCGCTTGGTCCGGTGACATTTTATGATACCGCCGGGCTGGATGATAGCGGAGAGGTCGGCGAGCTGCGTATTAAGGCTACCAATAAGGTCATGATGCGCACTGACCTTGCTCTGGTTGTCATAGGCGAAGACGGGCTTACCGATTACGAAATGAAGTTGATAGATAAGGTTTCTGAGCTGGAAATTCCTTATCTGGTCGCTTTCAATAAGAACGATCTGTGCGAACCGCTTGAGTCAGATATGGATTATTGCCGCCAGCGCGGAATCCCATTTTATAAGACTTCAGTGCTGGAAGGCTGCTCCATTGATAAACTCAAGGAAGCCATCATCACGCTGGCCCCGGAGGAGATGAAGCGCGATCCCGTCCTCGCAGGTGATCTGTTCGGTGAGGGCGATTGGGTTGTCTGCGTGGTTCCCATTGACCTTGCAGCCCCCAAAGGACGGTTGATCCTTCCGCAGGTGCAGGTTCTGCGTGAAATCCTCGATTGCGATGCCGTGGGGGTAACAGTCAAAGAACGTGAGATTGAGGAAACCTTGTCCTCAATGAAGCGCAAGCCAGCATTGGTCATAACTGATTCTCAGGTTGTTATGAGTGTTGCCGGGGATGTGCCGGATGAGATTCCGTTAACAACATTTTCGACTCTGTTTGCCCGTTACAAAGGTGATTTACCCAGCCTTGTAGAAGGGGCAAAGGCCATTGATTCCTTACAGGATGGCGATACTGTCCTGATGGGTGAGGCATGTTCCCACCATCCCGTTGCCGATGATATCGGAAAGGTTAAGATTCCGCGCTGGATTCGCCAGTATACCGGGAAGGACATCAATTTCGTTATGTATTCCGGTCATGATTTTCCTGAGGATTTGGAGCGTTTCAAGCTGGTGATTCATTGCGGAGCCTGCATGCTCAATCGCAGTGAGATGCTTCGCCGCATCAAAGAATGCAAACGCTGCGGGGTTCCGGTGACTAATTATGGCGTAGCAATATCTAAAGTGCAGGGAGTCTTGGATCGGGTCATCCGTCCATTTGATCTGTAG
- a CDS encoding pentapeptide repeat-containing protein, which translates to MGCCIGEKHSNWCQDNPTGPSYPPVYIDKEGNEYCIFHAPAECKFVELYDERKGGEKPALMSGEDFNQLVFDRIQGVIDAGEDGKTTGCMWPHWNPLLNFAGTIFIYIIFFQDANVEHFPAMNFKNAVFLQGVSFIQSHFKSDVNFEQARFESLTEFEKSTFHNACNFEHAIFKGLTSFNKAQFKEMAEFTNCQFENHADFPKTNFELHANFENTIFYKDAYFYKSTFKLGINLQNVTFTGDLDFSKSKIEALNLYKAKAEDQAIFEKAEITNSSFELMEFKGPAYFTKSFFSNDVTFKNAIFHNYSNFEQSKFTGITHFINTLFKEWAYFRKVVFKKETTFAGSIAKENILIEDVNLQFFKFINTNIESFKFIECVWGKNKFSPIYDERHKDKLNIKNSSLEEIYRRLKKIARENTDEVQTSAWHYKEKEMMRKRLREENGPGIIEKLSAKICTCLPCDIQKTKDKLAKLITFTEKQRTPFLRLLNSAYWIVSGYGEEPLRAGIWLLIFIFGAMLPAFFGPEVNQATNTLSDFIKGWMWYMPLMKVSDVHAGGWNYLFKALFNVTISIQAALFAFALRNKLRR; encoded by the coding sequence ATGGGCTGTTGTATCGGAGAAAAGCATAGCAACTGGTGTCAGGATAACCCTACTGGCCCCAGTTACCCCCCGGTTTATATTGATAAAGAAGGAAATGAGTATTGTATCTTTCACGCTCCGGCGGAATGTAAATTTGTGGAGTTGTATGATGAGCGTAAGGGGGGTGAGAAGCCTGCTTTAATGAGTGGGGAAGATTTTAATCAGCTTGTATTTGATCGGATACAGGGGGTTATTGATGCTGGGGAAGATGGAAAGACTACAGGTTGTATGTGGCCCCATTGGAACCCGCTTCTAAACTTTGCGGGAACAATCTTTATATACATTATCTTCTTTCAAGATGCTAATGTTGAACATTTCCCAGCAATGAACTTTAAGAACGCAGTATTCTTACAAGGAGTTTCTTTTATCCAGTCACACTTCAAATCAGATGTTAATTTTGAGCAAGCGAGATTTGAATCACTTACAGAATTTGAAAAATCAACATTTCACAACGCTTGCAATTTTGAGCACGCAATATTCAAGGGACTAACTTCATTCAACAAAGCCCAATTTAAAGAAATGGCTGAATTCACCAATTGCCAATTCGAAAACCATGCTGATTTTCCAAAAACAAATTTTGAACTACACGCGAATTTTGAAAACACTATTTTTTATAAAGATGCATACTTTTATAAAAGCACATTCAAACTAGGAATTAACTTACAAAATGTAACTTTCACGGGCGATCTTGATTTTTCAAAATCAAAAATAGAAGCTTTAAATCTATACAAAGCTAAAGCAGAAGACCAAGCTATTTTTGAAAAAGCCGAAATAACAAACTCATCCTTTGAACTAATGGAGTTTAAGGGACCAGCATATTTCACCAAATCCTTTTTTTCAAATGATGTAACATTTAAAAATGCTATCTTCCACAATTATTCTAATTTTGAACAATCTAAATTCACAGGAATAACACATTTCATAAATACACTTTTTAAAGAGTGGGCTTATTTTAGAAAAGTTGTATTTAAAAAAGAAACTACTTTTGCAGGATCAATTGCGAAGGAAAACATTTTAATTGAAGATGTAAACCTACAGTTCTTTAAGTTTATCAACACAAACATCGAATCATTTAAATTTATAGAATGCGTCTGGGGTAAAAATAAATTTTCTCCAATATATGATGAAAGACATAAAGACAAACTAAACATAAAAAACTCATCACTAGAAGAAATATACCGAAGGTTAAAAAAGATAGCACGTGAAAATACAGATGAAGTTCAAACGTCAGCGTGGCACTACAAAGAAAAAGAAATGATGCGCAAAAGACTGCGCGAAGAAAACGGACCGGGCATCATCGAGAAGCTTTCAGCAAAAATATGTACATGCCTGCCCTGCGACATCCAAAAAACAAAAGATAAGTTAGCCAAACTCATCACATTCACAGAAAAACAACGAACCCCATTCCTGCGCCTCCTGAACTCAGCCTACTGGATAGTCTCCGGCTACGGCGAAGAACCACTCCGCGCCGGAATCTGGCTGCTGATCTTCATATTCGGAGCGATGCTCCCAGCCTTCTTCGGACCGGAAGTGAACCAAGCAACAAACACGCTCTCAGACTTCATAAAGGGCTGGATGTGGTACATGCCACTCATGAAAGTAAGCGATGTGCATGCCGGAGGGTGGAACTACCTATTTAAAGCCCTCTTCAACGTTACCATCTCAATCCAAGCCGCCCTCTTCGCCTTCGCCCTCCGCAACAAACTAAGAAGATAA
- a CDS encoding TetR family transcriptional regulator, whose translation MARKTKEEAEKTRQALLASAFKVFNEKGYAKTTLQDIAEDAGVTRGAVYWHFKNKTDLFEKLFDYAFMPVRDLLFSKFEEDLEPKDMLISLMQVWILHAGTEENFRAAFGIMFNKTEWSEELMPFKMKFREYEYKFLKRTETIIEQGQKDGVFREELKPSVAAAQYFSILLGLAQYSQFFPEEVNIHEESESLIEMFMHSCLKDK comes from the coding sequence ATGGCCAGAAAGACCAAAGAAGAAGCAGAGAAAACGCGGCAAGCCCTGCTTGCCTCGGCCTTCAAGGTGTTCAATGAAAAAGGATATGCCAAGACCACACTGCAGGATATCGCCGAAGATGCCGGAGTGACCCGAGGGGCAGTCTACTGGCATTTCAAGAACAAAACCGATCTTTTTGAAAAACTATTTGACTATGCATTCATGCCTGTTCGCGATCTACTCTTCAGTAAATTTGAAGAAGACCTTGAGCCCAAAGACATGCTCATCAGCCTCATGCAGGTCTGGATCTTACATGCAGGTACGGAAGAAAACTTCCGAGCAGCATTCGGAATCATGTTCAACAAAACTGAATGGTCAGAAGAGCTCATGCCCTTCAAGATGAAATTCAGGGAATATGAATACAAATTCCTGAAAAGAACAGAAACAATTATTGAGCAAGGCCAAAAGGACGGCGTATTCAGAGAAGAACTGAAACCTAGCGTTGCGGCTGCTCAGTATTTCTCAATCCTGCTCGGACTGGCACAGTATTCCCAGTTCTTCCCGGAAGAAGTAAACATCCATGAAGAATCCGAATCATTAATCGAAATGTTCATGCACTCATGTTTAAAAGACAAGTAA
- the pheT gene encoding phenylalanine--tRNA ligase subunit beta, with protein MLLSMQWLRDFVPYEGEVQELGDRLTMLGLELEEIFNPFEAIKDIVVGHVVECDKHPEADKLSVCKVDVGDGELLDIVCGAPNVTKGINVPVAKVGVTMPGDFKIKKAKLRGVKSHGMICSERELELSDAHEGIMILPEDLKPGVKFTEAMNMEDTVLDLGITPNRADCLSMLGIARETSLAFDLPITMPKINLVENGGNAADMLKIEIDDPDLCPLYQARILQGAKIAPSPDWMRYRLLSVGVRPISNIVDVTNYILFELGQPLHSFDADLLKGGKIRVGLAPEGTKFTTLDEQERKLIGSDLLIWDAERPVALAGVMGGMNSEINDDSTNVVLESAVFRPGLIRKTARRLALPSEASYRFERGVDQQMNTFAMDRAAQLMSELSGAKVVSGVAKNEPTPWQNRTHDYRHKRCNSWLGLDLEPEFSKKAFSLMGLEVNDSDADCWKVSTPSYRLDLEREADLYEEVARYFGMDKIPSVLPRISKTFDASVIADTPYGFYRRIKNWGRGVGLHEAINYSFVGDDDLDLLGLPKEGRVNIANPLSEDQNVMRTELAPGLLNTVRHNLAQGNTHIRVFEIAKKFIKDETSDTETREQSRLGIMLNGPRSNAEWPNEQGDADYLDVKGLVEHLLADLKLANSKCKPTFSLAEDHSYLEPCVNITLGEKEIGFMGMVKADIADKYHAKKEVWMADLNADLLREIVMDHEIQFETLPVFPPSRRDVTVIGPVSLHAETIKDAILGLKLPLIESVELVNVFVPEGQDEERNLSFRITYRHGQKTLTDKAVDKEHKKVLAGLEKSLPVRF; from the coding sequence ATGCTTTTAAGCATGCAATGGCTGCGGGATTTCGTTCCATATGAGGGCGAAGTTCAGGAGCTTGGCGACAGGCTGACCATGCTCGGCCTTGAGCTTGAAGAAATTTTCAATCCTTTTGAAGCGATCAAAGACATCGTTGTCGGCCACGTTGTGGAGTGCGACAAGCACCCCGAAGCCGACAAGCTGTCTGTTTGTAAAGTAGACGTCGGTGACGGCGAACTTCTTGATATCGTTTGCGGCGCACCCAACGTAACCAAGGGCATTAACGTGCCTGTGGCTAAAGTCGGTGTGACTATGCCCGGCGATTTCAAAATCAAGAAGGCTAAACTCCGCGGTGTAAAATCTCACGGTATGATCTGCTCCGAGCGCGAACTGGAACTTTCCGACGCGCACGAAGGCATCATGATCCTGCCCGAAGACCTGAAGCCCGGTGTTAAGTTTACCGAAGCCATGAACATGGAAGATACGGTTCTGGATCTGGGTATCACCCCCAACCGTGCCGACTGCCTGTCCATGCTCGGTATTGCACGTGAGACCTCTCTGGCATTCGACCTGCCCATCACCATGCCCAAAATCAACCTTGTTGAGAATGGCGGCAATGCGGCAGATATGCTTAAGATTGAGATCGATGATCCCGACCTCTGCCCGCTCTATCAGGCCAGAATCCTGCAGGGCGCAAAGATCGCACCTTCCCCGGACTGGATGCGTTACCGCCTTCTTTCCGTAGGCGTACGTCCCATCAGCAACATTGTTGATGTGACCAACTACATCCTTTTCGAACTGGGCCAGCCCCTGCACTCCTTTGACGCTGACCTGCTCAAAGGCGGCAAGATCCGTGTCGGCCTTGCTCCCGAAGGAACCAAATTCACCACCCTTGATGAACAGGAACGCAAGCTTATCGGCTCCGACCTACTCATCTGGGATGCCGAGCGTCCGGTTGCGCTGGCCGGTGTTATGGGCGGCATGAACTCCGAGATTAACGACGACTCCACCAACGTAGTCCTCGAATCCGCAGTCTTCCGTCCCGGCCTCATCCGCAAAACCGCCCGCCGTCTGGCCCTGCCTTCCGAAGCATCCTACCGCTTCGAACGTGGCGTGGACCAGCAGATGAACACCTTTGCTATGGACCGTGCAGCTCAGCTCATGAGCGAACTCTCCGGCGCGAAAGTTGTTTCCGGCGTTGCCAAGAACGAGCCCACTCCCTGGCAGAATCGTACACACGATTATCGCCACAAGCGCTGCAACAGCTGGCTCGGTCTGGACCTCGAACCTGAATTCAGCAAAAAAGCTTTCTCCCTTATGGGACTGGAAGTTAATGATAGCGATGCAGATTGCTGGAAGGTATCCACCCCCTCCTACAGACTGGACCTCGAACGCGAGGCTGACCTGTACGAAGAAGTAGCTCGCTACTTCGGCATGGATAAGATTCCTTCCGTGCTGCCCCGCATCTCCAAGACCTTTGACGCATCCGTTATTGCGGACACCCCTTACGGCTTTTACCGCCGCATTAAGAACTGGGGTCGCGGCGTAGGTCTGCACGAAGCAATCAACTACAGCTTTGTGGGTGATGATGATCTCGACCTCTTGGGTCTGCCCAAAGAAGGACGCGTGAACATCGCCAACCCCCTGAGCGAAGACCAGAACGTAATGCGTACCGAGCTGGCTCCCGGCCTGCTCAACACCGTGCGTCACAACCTTGCACAGGGCAACACCCACATCAGGGTGTTTGAGATCGCCAAGAAATTCATCAAAGATGAAACTTCCGATACCGAAACCCGCGAGCAGTCCCGTCTGGGCATCATGCTCAACGGTCCCCGTTCCAACGCCGAATGGCCCAACGAACAGGGCGATGCCGACTACCTCGATGTAAAAGGCCTCGTAGAGCACCTGCTGGCTGACCTCAAGCTGGCCAACTCAAAGTGTAAACCAACCTTCTCCCTTGCTGAAGATCACAGCTACCTTGAGCCTTGCGTGAACATCACTCTCGGTGAAAAGGAAATCGGTTTCATGGGTATGGTCAAGGCAGACATTGCCGACAAGTACCACGCCAAGAAAGAAGTATGGATGGCAGACCTCAACGCTGACCTGCTCCGTGAGATCGTCATGGATCATGAGATCCAGTTCGAAACCCTTCCGGTATTCCCGCCGTCCAGACGTGACGTAACCGTAATCGGTCCCGTTTCCCTGCACGCGGAAACCATCAAGGACGCGATCCTCGGCCTTAAGCTGCCGCTGATCGAATCCGTGGAGCTGGTAAACGTATTCGTACCTGAAGGTCAGGACGAAGAGCGCAACCTCTCCTTCCGCATCACCTACCGCCACGGCCAGAAAACTCTGACCGACAAGGCTGTAGACAAAGAACACAAGAAAGTGCTCGCAGGTCTTGAAAAGTCCCTGCCCGTACGTTTCTAG
- the pheS gene encoding phenylalanine--tRNA ligase subunit alpha, with protein sequence MSDVKSLLQELEGLVPECSARLDQASLSELEDIKIDMLGRKGRVAKIMSGLPSLPNEDKPVAGKKANEVKAALTALIEGKQSELEKAATAESLSRFDPTMPGRKPAEGSLHPVTLVMDEICDVFIGLGFEVVTGPEVENDWYNFEALNIPPEHPARDMQDTLYISDSILLRTHTSPLQIRTMKDRTPPLAAIAPGKVYRRDSDLTHTPMFHQIEGFLVDQNVSMADLRGTLTAFVHQLFGPKTDVRFRPSFFPFTEPSAEVDISCVMCGGKGTIDGKPCRVCKQTGWVEILGCGMMDPNVMKAVDYDTEKYSGFAFGLGIERVAMLKYGIGDLRMFFENDIRFLEQFS encoded by the coding sequence ATGTCGGACGTAAAGTCCCTGTTACAGGAACTTGAAGGCCTGGTCCCGGAGTGCTCTGCACGCCTGGATCAGGCTTCTTTGTCTGAACTGGAAGATATCAAGATCGACATGCTCGGCCGCAAGGGCCGTGTAGCCAAAATCATGTCCGGTCTGCCCTCACTTCCTAACGAAGACAAGCCTGTCGCAGGTAAAAAAGCCAATGAAGTAAAGGCCGCTCTCACAGCGCTCATTGAGGGAAAACAGAGCGAGCTTGAAAAAGCCGCCACCGCTGAGAGTCTGTCCCGTTTCGACCCGACCATGCCCGGACGCAAACCTGCTGAAGGCTCGCTCCACCCGGTCACCCTCGTCATGGACGAGATTTGTGACGTATTCATCGGACTGGGTTTTGAAGTCGTAACCGGACCCGAAGTTGAAAACGACTGGTACAACTTCGAAGCACTGAACATTCCGCCGGAACACCCCGCACGCGACATGCAGGATACTCTGTACATTTCAGATTCCATCCTGCTGCGTACCCACACCTCTCCGCTGCAGATCCGCACCATGAAGGACAGAACCCCTCCGCTGGCAGCAATCGCACCGGGTAAGGTTTACCGCAGGGACTCCGACCTGACCCATACCCCCATGTTCCACCAGATCGAAGGTTTTCTCGTCGATCAGAACGTAAGTATGGCAGACCTGCGCGGAACTCTTACAGCATTCGTCCACCAGCTTTTCGGACCCAAAACTGACGTACGTTTCCGCCCCAGCTTCTTTCCCTTTACCGAGCCCAGCGCTGAAGTTGATATCTCCTGCGTAATGTGCGGCGGTAAAGGTACCATCGACGGCAAGCCCTGCCGCGTATGCAAGCAGACCGGTTGGGTGGAAATCCTCGGCTGCGGCATGATGGATCCCAACGTAATGAAAGCAGTTGATTACGATACCGAAAAATACTCCGGTTTCGCATTCGGACTCGGCATTGAACGCGTAGCCATGCTCAAATACGGCATCGGCGACCTGCGCATGTTCTTTGAAAACGATATCCGATTCCTCGAACAGTTTTCCTAA
- the rplT gene encoding 50S ribosomal protein L20, producing the protein MRVKRGVAAKRRHKKYLKMAKGFRGSGSTLYRTARERVERSLCMAYVGRKLRKRDMRKLWIQRINAAARLNGMSYSRLIHGLSTAGVTLNRKVLADLAVNDAPAFAKVVEIAKAQVS; encoded by the coding sequence ATGAGAGTAAAACGTGGTGTCGCCGCTAAGAGGCGTCATAAAAAATATTTGAAAATGGCCAAGGGTTTCCGTGGTTCCGGATCAACCCTTTACCGCACCGCCAGAGAGCGTGTTGAACGTTCACTCTGCATGGCTTACGTTGGTCGTAAGCTCCGCAAACGTGACATGCGTAAACTCTGGATCCAGCGTATCAACGCTGCTGCACGCCTGAACGGTATGTCCTACAGCCGTCTTATCCACGGCCTGTCTACCGCTGGCGTTACCCTGAACCGTAAAGTTCTCGCCGATCTGGCTGTTAACGATGCTCCTGCATTCGCCAAAGTGGTTGAGATCGCAAAAGCTCAGGTAAGCTAA
- the rpmI gene encoding 50S ribosomal protein L35: protein MPKMKTRRGAAKRFAKTGSGKFKRRKQGLRHILTKKTAKRKSRLGQSATVDSANIGQVKRMLPYA from the coding sequence ATGCCTAAAATGAAAACCAGAAGAGGCGCTGCAAAGCGTTTTGCTAAGACCGGTAGCGGCAAATTCAAACGTCGCAAGCAGGGTCTGCGCCACATCCTGACCAAGAAGACCGCGAAGCGTAAGAGCAGACTCGGCCAGAGCGCAACTGTTGACAGTGCGAACATCGGCCAGGTCAAACGCATGCTTCCCTACGCATAA
- the infC gene encoding translation initiation factor IF-3: MAFHRDRRPYRRDDGARRNERIRVPKVMVIDEEGNQLGELPTREALEIAQDRGLDLVEVAEKANPPVCKIMDYGKFKYQQQKRKQEAKKKQTVIQIKEVKFRPKTDEHDYQTKLKHIRRFLEGGDRCKVTIFFRGREIVHKDRGLAVLERVKEETQDISKMEQAPRSEGRTMNMMLAPIKK, translated from the coding sequence ATAGCTTTTCATAGAGACAGGCGTCCCTATCGCAGGGATGACGGTGCCCGCCGAAACGAGCGCATTAGAGTTCCCAAGGTCATGGTTATTGACGAAGAGGGTAATCAGTTGGGAGAACTTCCCACACGTGAAGCCCTTGAAATTGCACAAGACCGGGGGCTTGATCTGGTTGAAGTTGCAGAAAAGGCTAACCCGCCTGTTTGCAAGATTATGGACTATGGTAAGTTCAAATATCAGCAGCAGAAACGTAAGCAGGAAGCCAAGAAAAAGCAGACTGTAATCCAGATCAAGGAAGTCAAATTCCGCCCCAAGACAGACGAGCACGACTACCAGACAAAGCTCAAGCACATCCGTCGGTTTCTCGAAGGCGGCGACAGGTGCAAAGTCACTATATTTTTCCGGGGCCGTGAAATCGTCCATAAGGACAGAGGATTGGCTGTTCTGGAGCGTGTCAAAGAGGAAACTCAGGACATTTCCAAAATGGAACAGGCCCCAAGGTCTGAAGGCCGCACCATGAATATGATGCTGGCCCCAATTAAAAAATAA